The sequence CCCAGCCTGGACAGCTTCACCTTTGCGGTGCCCGACAGCCTCTTGCAAGTGGGCACCAACTTGCTCGCCGTGCGCGCGAGGGATCGCGGCGGTCTCGCGTACCTCGACCTCGAAGTGACGCGACGAGCTCGACTCAGACTGGGCTGAGCTCAGGTCGGGCCCACTTTGCCGCCCTCCGGATTATGCCGACTCGGGCCCGGAAACCAGCGTCGGAGACAGGGGTCGCCTCACGGGTACGGGCTCGGCGACCACCCTAACTACTTCAGCGCGGCGAAGGCCGGGCGGGCGCCCTGGAGCACGAAGGCATTCGCGGTCGAGACGAAGGTGAACGACGGCTGGCGCATCACGTCGAGGTCGATACAGGCACGGCAACGCCGCAGCACCGTCGCCGTGCAGAACATGCCCCTCATGCGGGGCGCCGCCCGGTGCACGCCGTCCCACGGCTACGTCTGCCGCTCGGTTACCGCGCCCCCCGAGAGGGCGCAGCCTACAGCGGCGGCTGTCGGATCTCGAAGGGCCGCGTCCCGCCGACGACGCCGTCGAGCAGCAACTCGAGCTTGTAGCGGCCGAGCGGCCACCCGCCGGGGCGCGCGGCGGCGTGGAACGCCACCACCGTCCGGCCGGTCGGCGTGATCTCCTGGCTCGACTGCTCGAGGACACCGCCGCCGTCGGTCAGCCAGCGCGCCTGGAGCGTCGCGCGCGGCGCGTTGCCCTCGACGATCACCGACGCCCAGACATCGTCGGTCGGGATGAAGAGCATCGTGGCGTCGTGCATGGTGCTGTCGGGGTTGACGGAGCGGCCGATCTCGATCGAGGCAATGTGCGGCATGCCCGCCGCACCGGGTGGGGTCGCGGTGGCGGCCGCGGCGGCGGTGGGCGGCGGCCCCTGCGGGGCGCCCTTGTCCGACGGGCCACAGCTGGCCGCGATGACGGCCAAGACGAGGGTGAGCAGCGGGTCACGCATGCCGCCAACCCTTAGCATACTTGGGGCGTGGCCGCCCGCCAAGGTGTGAGGAATGAACGCATTCGGTGCGCTCGTCCTCCGGAGGATGCGTTCTAAGAGCCCAGCGGGAACCTGGTCTCCATGGTGGTGACCGCCTACTGCGAGGAGCTGGTTCCCCAAGGCACTTCGGCTGCGCATCTGTCGGCTGCGCATCTTGACACCCCGCGCTGCGGCCGCTAGCCGCACGCGGAGATGCGCGTGCACGTGCTCGCGGCCGCCGTCCTCTTCGCCGTCGGCTTCACGGTCCGGTGGTGGCTCCGGCAGGGGCTCGTCCTGGGCGACGACCCGCAGGAATACGGGGCGCTCCTGGGCATTCTGACCAACGGCCCGATCTGGAGCGACCAGCTCCATCAGCGTTTCGCCGGCTGGCTCGCGAATTACCTCGCGTTCTGGCTCTTCGGCGTTTCGGAGTCGGCGTTCCTCATGCCGACGGCGCTCCTCACCTCGACCTTCGCCATCATGGCGTACGCGCTGCTCGTGCGCTGGGGCTACGGGCGCCTGCGCGCCTTCCTCGGCGGCCTCCTCGTCGCGGTGGCGCCGTTCGAGGTCACGCTCGGGTCGCTCCGTGCGAACGACTCGTATCTCGAGCTCGCGATAGCGCTCGGGCTGACTTCGCTCGTCCTGCTCGAGGAGCGCCCGGTCTGGCAAGGGATCGCGCTCGCCGTGTGTCTCTGGTTCGGATTCTACGTGAAGCTGTGGGTCGTCTACGCGCTCCCGGCGCTCGGGCTCTACTACCTCGCCGGACGGCGGTGGCGAGCGGCGATGGCGTTCGCCATCGCGAGCGCGGTCATCCATGGCGCGACCTCCGTCTTCTGGAAGGCGAAGCTCGGCACGTTCATCCCCTTTCTCTCGCACCACGCCGTCAACTATCCGGTGCCCCGCGCCGACCTCGCTGACCTCTTCCTCAAGTATCCGCGACTCATGTTCGTGGGCTCGTCCGAGTTTCCGACCACGCTCTGGGGGTGGACGCCGCACCTCCTCGTGGCGCTCTTCGTCGTGAAGCTCGGGGGCCGGGCGGTCCGTACGTGGCCCGAGAGTCTCCGCTTCGATCGCGCCGACGGCCTGCTCCTCGCGTGCTGGGGCTCGTTCTTCCTGCTGCTCGAGTTCTTTCCGAACGGGTTCCGGCTCGACAGGTACTACTCGGTGCCGCGCATCTTCCGCTACCTGGCGCCGATCTCGTTCCCGATCGTGCTTCACGCGGCAAAGCTCGTGCTCGACCTGACACGGGTCCGTGCGAGCGGGCTCTTCGCCGCCGGCGTTGTCACCCCGGTCCTCGCGCTCTACCTGGTGCAGAGCCTGGAGGCGACGGGCCCGAGCCACGTCTACCGCGAGAACCTACGCGCAGTCCTCCACGACGTCGAGGCCGCGAAGCCGCCCGTGCTGCTCGCCGAAGCGGTCCTGGCGAGCTACTTCCGCGATCTCTACTTCGATCCCGACGCGCAGGAGACGGACGTCGTGATCCAGCACGACGAGCATGAAGCGGCCGACTACGAGCGCTGGCTCCACGAGCACGAGGACACCCTCCCCGACGGCACGCTCCTCGTGACGGGACTCGCGAGCTTCGTGCACTACGGCGCGCACATCGACGGCTACCGGCTCGCGTGGTTTGCCAAGCCGCTCGGGCCGCAGTGGAAGCTCGTCCGTGAGTACGGGGTGCTGTCGTACCTGCCGCGGCCCGAGCCGGCGCGCCTCTGGCGCCTCGAGCGCCCGGCGGGCGCCCGTCCGCCCGTGCGACACGACGAGCGCGAAGACCTGTCGTCGCTCGAGGGTCTGGACGACCCGGCGGCGCTCCGCGCGGGCGGCATGGCCCGGTACGAGGCGACCGACTATCCGGGAGCGCGGAGATTCTTTCGAAAGCTGGTCGCCATGGATCACCCCGCGGCCGAGGACGCCGCCTTCTTCTATGCAGCGTCGTTCTTCCGCGAGGATAATTGGGCGCGGGCCCGTCACGAGTTCAAGCGCCTCCGCCGTCGATTCCCGCAGGGCCGATGGCTGCCCGCGGCCTACTGGCACATCGCCATGTGCGAGCGGAACCGCGGCCACACCGGCCGCGCGCGACGCCTGTTCGCGAGCGTCGTGCGGCGCTTCCCGGGCGATCCGACGACGGTTCGGATGGCCGAGGAGGGCCTCGAAGAGCTCAGGGGGCGGCGGGGCGGCGTGCTGGTCGAGTGGTGGCACGCGCTCGGGCGCCGCATGAGCGCGGCGGCCACCGGATAGCGGCCGGCGAGGTACCCGGCTGACGGCGGCATCTGCCGCTTCACGGGTGAGCGCGATAGCGCTTCGTCCACGGCCCCTGCTCGCGCATCCAGGTCACCATGCGCCGAAACCCCCGCTCGAACGTGTAGCGCGGCGTCCAGCCGAGGGCGCGCTGGATCGCACGACTGTCGGATCGCCACACTGACGTATCCCATTGCCGGTTCGGCATGGAGCCCCACCGCGGCCGCTCCGCGACGCCGAGCACGCGCCGTGCGACCGCGACGACCTCGCGCAGCCGGGTCTGCGTGCCCGTGCCGACGTTGAAGACGGGCCCGGGCTCCGGATGCGGCGTGGCGGCCGCTCGCACGAACGCGTCACA comes from Deltaproteobacteria bacterium and encodes:
- a CDS encoding tetratricopeptide repeat protein; protein product: MRVHVLAAAVLFAVGFTVRWWLRQGLVLGDDPQEYGALLGILTNGPIWSDQLHQRFAGWLANYLAFWLFGVSESAFLMPTALLTSTFAIMAYALLVRWGYGRLRAFLGGLLVAVAPFEVTLGSLRANDSYLELAIALGLTSLVLLEERPVWQGIALAVCLWFGFYVKLWVVYALPALGLYYLAGRRWRAAMAFAIASAVIHGATSVFWKAKLGTFIPFLSHHAVNYPVPRADLADLFLKYPRLMFVGSSEFPTTLWGWTPHLLVALFVVKLGGRAVRTWPESLRFDRADGLLLACWGSFFLLLEFFPNGFRLDRYYSVPRIFRYLAPISFPIVLHAAKLVLDLTRVRASGLFAAGVVTPVLALYLVQSLEATGPSHVYRENLRAVLHDVEAAKPPVLLAEAVLASYFRDLYFDPDAQETDVVIQHDEHEAADYERWLHEHEDTLPDGTLLVTGLASFVHYGAHIDGYRLAWFAKPLGPQWKLVREYGVLSYLPRPEPARLWRLERPAGARPPVRHDEREDLSSLEGLDDPAALRAGGMARYEATDYPGARRFFRKLVAMDHPAAEDAAFFYAASFFREDNWARARHEFKRLRRRFPQGRWLPAAYWHIAMCERNRGHTGRARRLFASVVRRFPGDPTTVRMAEEGLEELRGRRGGVLVEWWHALGRRMSAAATG